Proteins encoded by one window of Acetivibrio thermocellus ATCC 27405:
- a CDS encoding glycosyltransferase family 8 protein, which translates to MKSILVTLDSNYLKPLKVMLKSLFINNPNEEFDIYLMHSSIKEEELEDLDRFIEAEGGRLKIVQINDSYFEDAPTLLHYTKAMYYRLLAFKFLPEELDRILYLDPDILVINPIDELYNMDIDNYLYAAAYHNIITIKRINRIRLNAYDIKEYYNSGVLLMNLKLQRETISEEEIFDFVKNNRSKLIMPDQDIINSLYSKKIKSIDEKLYNYDARYYSYYKITSNGKCDMDYVINNTVFIHFCGKKKPWKKSYSGKFHSLYKHYEKLAMNTKY; encoded by the coding sequence ATGAAGAGCATACTTGTTACATTGGATTCCAATTATTTAAAGCCTTTAAAAGTAATGCTAAAATCGCTCTTTATCAATAATCCAAACGAAGAGTTTGACATATATTTGATGCATTCCAGCATAAAAGAAGAAGAACTTGAGGACTTGGACAGGTTCATCGAGGCAGAGGGCGGCAGATTGAAAATTGTACAAATAAACGACAGTTATTTTGAAGATGCCCCGACACTTCTTCACTACACGAAGGCAATGTACTACAGGCTTTTGGCATTTAAATTTTTGCCGGAGGAATTGGACCGTATATTGTATCTGGACCCGGATATCTTAGTTATAAATCCGATTGATGAGCTTTACAACATGGATATTGACAACTATTTGTACGCTGCGGCGTATCACAACATAATAACAATAAAAAGAATCAACAGGATAAGGCTCAATGCGTATGATATAAAAGAATACTATAATTCCGGTGTTTTACTGATGAATCTGAAACTTCAGCGGGAAACGATTTCAGAGGAGGAAATTTTTGATTTTGTAAAAAATAACCGCTCAAAACTTATTATGCCGGATCAGGATATTATAAATTCTTTGTATTCTAAAAAGATAAAGAGTATTGATGAAAAATTATATAATTATGACGCAAGATATTACAGTTATTATAAAATTACAAGCAACGGCAAGTGCGACATGGATTACGTAATAAACAACACGGTGTTTATTCATTTTTGCGGAAAGAAAAAACCATGGAAAAAATCTTACAGTGGCAAGTTTCATTCTTTGTACAAACACTACGAAAAATTGGCAATGAATACGAAGTATTAA
- a CDS encoding response regulator transcription factor, whose protein sequence is MAKKLIYIVEDEKHIQELLRFNLEENGYEVECFEDGETMFEVVERKKPDLFVLDIMLPGVDGFEICKKIKENYDLKKIPIIMLTAKNDELDRVLGLELGADDYISKPFSVREFVARVKVAFRRQADSFENSPKRVNVGRITIDFERREVYKDNQIIEMTFKEFELLKLLIMNRGKVLSRDMLLQKIWGFDFFGETRTVDVHIRYLRQKIEDDDNNPVYIETVRCIGYRFSDKEVRE, encoded by the coding sequence ATGGCCAAAAAGTTAATTTATATAGTGGAAGACGAAAAGCATATTCAGGAATTGCTAAGGTTTAATCTTGAGGAGAACGGCTATGAGGTGGAGTGCTTTGAAGACGGTGAGACCATGTTTGAGGTTGTGGAGAGGAAAAAGCCGGACCTCTTCGTTCTGGATATAATGCTTCCGGGTGTGGACGGGTTTGAAATTTGCAAAAAAATCAAGGAGAATTATGACTTAAAGAAAATACCCATAATTATGCTTACTGCCAAAAATGATGAGCTTGACAGGGTTTTGGGGCTTGAGCTTGGCGCGGACGATTATATTTCAAAACCCTTTAGTGTCCGGGAATTTGTAGCAAGGGTAAAGGTTGCCTTCAGAAGGCAGGCGGATTCTTTTGAAAACAGTCCTAAAAGAGTTAATGTCGGAAGAATAACCATAGATTTTGAAAGGCGCGAGGTTTACAAGGACAATCAGATAATTGAAATGACCTTTAAGGAGTTTGAGCTTTTAAAACTGTTGATTATGAACAGAGGCAAAGTTCTTTCGCGGGACATGCTGCTTCAGAAAATCTGGGGATTTGACTTTTTTGGAGAAACAAGGACCGTGGATGTGCACATAAGATATTTGAGACAAAAAATTGAAGATGACGACAACAATCCCGTATATATTGAAACCGTAAGATGTATAGGTTATCGGTTTAGTGATAAAGAGGTTCGGGAGTAA
- the cls gene encoding cardiolipin synthase yields MWSRIKSIVKFLYHRVVLISLAILIQLIALVSVVLKFNDYFVFFYWACLIISMIAVFLILNGKSNPSYKIAWIIPILLFPIFGGLFYIFFGGKKLSRRERRKLKSIGMKVENALVLQPEVLSEIMLHDDGAAVQSRYIQNVAHYPPHKNSTAEYLSIGEKKYEKLKEELKKAKHFIFMEYFIIQEGIMWNSILEILVEKAKNGVDVRLIYDDMGCLLFLPRNYNKKLESMGIKCCVFNPVSPILSAKINNRDHRKIAIIDGHTAFTGGINLADEYINEIKKHGHWKDTAIMIKGEAVWNMTVMFLSMWDYLRGIEEDFEKFRYKFKKESEIEDGYFQPFSDSPFDDETVGETVYLNLLNKAKRYVYITTPYLVIDYKMTQALASAAKSGIDVRIITPHIEDKWYVHAVTRSNYRFLVESGVKIYEYTPGFIHSKTLVSDDEYAVVGTINMDYRSFYLHFECGVWTYKSKSVLDIKEDFLSTLDVCTEITMDMIKKTKWYKTLIGTLLRVFAPLM; encoded by the coding sequence ATGTGGTCAAGGATAAAATCTATTGTAAAATTTTTGTATCACAGAGTTGTTTTAATATCTTTGGCAATACTTATACAGTTGATTGCTCTTGTAAGTGTTGTATTGAAGTTTAACGACTATTTTGTGTTCTTCTATTGGGCATGCCTGATTATAAGCATGATTGCAGTATTTTTGATTTTGAACGGAAAAAGCAATCCCTCCTACAAAATTGCATGGATTATTCCGATACTTTTGTTTCCTATTTTTGGCGGATTGTTCTATATTTTTTTCGGAGGAAAGAAGCTTAGCAGGCGCGAGAGAAGAAAGCTGAAATCCATTGGTATGAAGGTGGAGAATGCTTTGGTGCTGCAGCCGGAGGTTTTAAGTGAAATAATGCTGCATGACGACGGCGCGGCCGTTCAGTCAAGGTATATTCAAAATGTAGCCCACTATCCTCCCCATAAAAATTCCACGGCGGAATACCTTTCCATCGGAGAAAAAAAGTATGAAAAGCTTAAGGAGGAACTTAAAAAAGCAAAGCATTTTATATTTATGGAGTATTTTATCATTCAGGAAGGAATTATGTGGAACAGTATATTGGAGATACTGGTGGAGAAAGCAAAAAATGGGGTAGATGTTCGTCTTATCTACGATGATATGGGGTGTTTGCTGTTTTTGCCGCGAAATTACAACAAAAAGCTTGAAAGTATGGGAATCAAGTGTTGTGTTTTTAACCCTGTGTCTCCGATATTGTCTGCCAAAATAAACAACCGGGATCACCGGAAAATAGCGATAATTGACGGGCATACGGCTTTTACCGGCGGCATCAACCTTGCAGACGAATACATCAATGAGATTAAAAAGCACGGACACTGGAAAGATACTGCCATAATGATAAAAGGGGAAGCCGTATGGAACATGACGGTAATGTTTTTGTCTATGTGGGATTATCTTAGGGGGATTGAGGAAGATTTTGAAAAGTTCCGCTATAAGTTTAAAAAAGAAAGTGAAATTGAGGACGGATATTTTCAGCCGTTTTCAGACAGTCCTTTCGATGATGAGACTGTTGGTGAGACAGTATATTTAAACCTTTTGAACAAAGCAAAAAGATATGTTTATATTACAACACCCTATCTTGTTATTGACTACAAAATGACACAGGCATTGGCTTCGGCAGCGAAATCCGGAATAGATGTCCGGATTATAACTCCCCATATAGAGGATAAATGGTATGTCCATGCCGTTACAAGGTCAAATTACCGCTTTCTGGTTGAAAGCGGCGTAAAAATCTATGAATACACACCGGGATTTATTCATTCCAAAACCTTGGTTTCCGATGACGAATATGCGGTTGTGGGCACGATAAACATGGATTACAGAAGTTTCTATCTGCATTTTGAGTGTGGTGTCTGGACATACAAGAGCAAAAGTGTGCTTGACATAAAAGAAGATTTCCTAAGCACCCTTGACGTGTGTACGGAAATAACAATGGATATGATTAAAAAGACAAAATGGTATAAAACCCTGATTGGTACCCTCCTGCGTGTCTTTGCCCCTCTTATGTAG
- a CDS encoding IS30-like element ISCth3 family transposase: MAVQYKSTTTEHKFKHLSVYERGQIAALLKEGKSQRYIANKLGRSPSTISREIKRGTTMQMRTDLSTYKVYFPETGQAVYEKNRMNCGAKRKLAQVEDFLKFAEDKILREKWSPDAVVGLCRRDPKWQNSTIVCTKTLYNYIDLGLIKVRNIDLNLKLRLKSKIKRIRQNKRVVGKSIDQRPEEVQSRQTFGHWEIDTVTGKKSNDSVILTLTERKTRYELLFLLDAKDSNTVNEALSELKNCYGKDVSNVFRTITADNGSEFSRLSEMLQGLGIEAYFTHPYSSWERGTNERHNGLIRRFIPKGKAIKDFSEETIKRIQQWLNSLPRRILGYKTPEECFNEEIHNLVNKNISAIA, encoded by the coding sequence ATGGCTGTACAATATAAGTCTACCACAACTGAGCATAAGTTTAAACACTTAAGTGTTTATGAAAGAGGGCAGATTGCAGCTCTTTTAAAAGAAGGAAAGAGTCAACGTTATATTGCTAATAAACTAGGTCGCTCGCCAAGTACAATTAGCCGTGAAATTAAAAGAGGGACAACAATGCAGATGAGAACTGATTTATCGACATACAAAGTATATTTTCCTGAAACAGGGCAGGCAGTTTATGAGAAAAATCGTATGAATTGCGGAGCAAAGCGTAAATTGGCTCAAGTTGAAGATTTTCTTAAGTTTGCAGAAGATAAGATACTACGCGAAAAATGGTCTCCAGATGCAGTTGTTGGTTTATGTAGGAGAGACCCCAAGTGGCAAAATTCTACTATTGTATGTACCAAAACACTGTATAATTATATAGACCTGGGACTCATAAAAGTACGAAATATAGATTTAAATCTTAAACTACGTTTAAAATCTAAAATAAAAAGGATACGTCAAAACAAACGGGTTGTAGGGAAAAGCATTGATCAAAGGCCGGAAGAAGTACAATCACGTCAAACCTTTGGGCATTGGGAAATTGATACGGTAACAGGCAAAAAGTCTAACGATTCAGTAATTTTAACCTTAACTGAACGAAAAACCCGCTACGAGTTATTGTTTCTTTTGGACGCAAAAGACAGTAATACTGTTAACGAGGCACTTTCAGAACTTAAGAATTGTTATGGTAAGGATGTTTCAAATGTATTTCGCACTATAACGGCAGACAATGGTTCTGAATTTAGTAGACTATCCGAAATGTTACAAGGGCTAGGAATTGAAGCTTATTTCACTCATCCTTATTCCTCATGGGAGAGAGGAACTAATGAACGTCATAATGGACTTATTAGGCGTTTTATTCCTAAAGGAAAGGCTATAAAAGATTTTTCTGAAGAAACGATAAAACGGATACAACAATGGTTAAACAGCCTTCCACGAAGGATATTAGGTTACAAAACACCTGAAGAATGTTTTAATGAAGAGATACATAACCTGGTAAACAAAAATATATCAGCAATAGCCTGA
- a CDS encoding 2-isopropylmalate synthase, protein MRRIRIFDTTLRDGEQTPGVNLNIQEKVDIAKQLARLGVDVIEPGFPLTSPGDFEAVQRIAREVEGPYICGFSRAIIRDIDETWKAIKDAQKKCFHIFISSSDIQIKHQLGKTEKDVLEIVKSTVYHAKQYTDEVEYSPMDASRTRLEFLYEVIEAAIDNGATVINIPDTVGYATPIEFGELIQKIRKNVRNIDKAIISVHCHNDLGMAVANSIVAAMNGAQQIECTINGVGERAGNAALEEVVTHIAARKDYLGFETGIDLSQLYKTSKIVSRYMGIPIPVNKPIVGKNVFTHESGIHQDGVLKERSTYEVIDPRLVGRDDSVILLGKHSGRHALKVEAEKLGYDLDEERLNKLFNDFKKLTDVKKNVTTADLESLIIESAAKAVEEAYVLEKIRVVSGNIETPSAKVVIKDSKGNLLEAEQTGNGPVDAVFKAINSVIKETENLTLYKYSVSAVTEEMESLGEVSVTLREKEKLYTGIGTHTDIITSSAIAYIDAINKAIAANARAQKN, encoded by the coding sequence ATGAGGAGAATAAGAATTTTTGATACAACTTTAAGAGACGGAGAACAAACACCGGGGGTAAATCTTAATATACAGGAAAAAGTGGATATTGCAAAACAATTGGCACGTCTTGGAGTGGATGTTATCGAACCGGGATTCCCGCTGACATCACCGGGAGATTTTGAAGCTGTGCAGAGAATTGCCAGAGAGGTTGAGGGGCCTTATATATGCGGCTTTTCAAGAGCAATTATAAGAGATATTGATGAGACCTGGAAAGCTATAAAAGATGCTCAGAAGAAATGTTTCCATATTTTTATATCCAGCTCCGACATACAAATAAAGCACCAGTTGGGGAAAACGGAAAAAGACGTTCTTGAAATTGTAAAAAGCACTGTATATCATGCAAAGCAGTATACCGACGAGGTAGAATACTCGCCGATGGATGCATCGAGAACAAGGCTCGAGTTCCTTTATGAAGTTATTGAAGCGGCAATAGACAACGGTGCCACAGTCATAAACATTCCGGACACCGTTGGATATGCAACTCCCATTGAGTTCGGAGAACTCATACAAAAAATCAGAAAGAATGTAAGAAATATTGACAAGGCTATAATAAGTGTCCATTGTCACAACGACCTGGGCATGGCTGTGGCCAACTCCATTGTTGCTGCTATGAATGGCGCCCAGCAGATAGAGTGTACTATCAACGGCGTGGGTGAAAGGGCAGGAAATGCAGCTTTGGAGGAAGTTGTTACCCACATTGCGGCAAGGAAAGATTATCTGGGATTTGAAACGGGAATAGATCTTTCACAGTTGTATAAAACCAGTAAAATTGTCAGCAGATACATGGGAATACCCATACCGGTAAACAAACCTATAGTTGGTAAAAATGTGTTTACTCATGAGTCGGGAATACATCAGGACGGTGTCCTGAAGGAAAGATCAACTTATGAAGTAATAGATCCAAGGCTTGTCGGCAGGGATGACAGTGTTATTCTCCTTGGAAAGCACTCGGGAAGGCATGCTCTTAAAGTGGAAGCTGAAAAACTCGGATATGACTTGGATGAGGAACGTCTCAACAAGCTGTTTAATGATTTTAAAAAGCTTACCGACGTTAAAAAGAATGTGACTACGGCGGACTTGGAATCTCTTATAATTGAATCCGCCGCAAAAGCCGTGGAAGAGGCATATGTGCTTGAAAAGATAAGAGTTGTAAGCGGCAATATTGAGACGCCTTCCGCAAAAGTTGTGATTAAAGATTCAAAGGGCAATTTGCTCGAAGCCGAGCAGACAGGAAACGGACCGGTGGATGCTGTTTTTAAAGCTATAAATTCTGTTATTAAAGAGACGGAAAATCTTACGTTATACAAATACAGTGTGTCCGCCGTAACGGAAGAAATGGAGTCATTGGGTGAAGTTTCTGTGACTCTCAGGGAAAAGGAAAAATTATATACGGGCATAGGTACACATACCGACATAATTACTTCAAGTGCCATAGCCTATATTGATGCAATTAATAAAGCTATTGCAGCAAATGCGAGAGCACAAAAAAATTAA
- a CDS encoding alpha/beta hydrolase: protein MIAQTFTFKAKDKTEIFVYKWMPEKGIKGIVQIAHGIGEHGGRYENFARDLSNSGYMVYANDHREHGKTAKTASQHNLQKRRIWNLMVEDLRQLTEIIRNENPNVPVFFFGHSMGSFLLRQYLYKYPNSIDGAILTGTGIYEKLLVDAGILIIKRLISKGADKKKSYYIINKILFRGFNSKIDNPKTNFDWLSRDVKVVLDFINDPFCTIPRSVDFFLEFLYGIKEVHKKENIEKIPKNTPIFIISGDKDPVGHWGSDIPTLARLYGKTGIKDVTYKLYKDARHELVNELNRDEVINDIIMWMNKRNPSA, encoded by the coding sequence ATGATTGCTCAAACCTTTACCTTTAAAGCCAAGGACAAAACAGAAATTTTCGTTTATAAATGGATGCCTGAAAAAGGTATCAAAGGTATTGTGCAAATTGCCCACGGTATTGGAGAACACGGGGGAAGATACGAAAATTTTGCAAGGGATCTTTCAAACTCCGGGTACATGGTTTATGCCAACGACCACAGGGAACATGGAAAAACTGCCAAAACCGCATCTCAGCATAATTTACAAAAAAGACGCATCTGGAACCTGATGGTTGAAGACTTGCGGCAGCTTACAGAGATTATCCGAAATGAAAATCCCAACGTCCCTGTGTTTTTCTTTGGGCACAGCATGGGAAGCTTTCTGTTAAGGCAGTATCTGTATAAATATCCCAACAGTATTGACGGTGCCATTCTGACCGGAACCGGAATTTATGAAAAACTCCTTGTTGATGCCGGGATTCTTATAATAAAAAGGCTTATAAGCAAAGGAGCGGATAAAAAGAAAAGTTACTACATAATAAACAAAATACTATTCAGAGGTTTTAACAGCAAAATTGACAACCCAAAAACCAATTTTGACTGGCTGTCCAGAGACGTTAAAGTGGTTCTGGATTTTATAAATGACCCTTTTTGCACCATTCCCCGCTCAGTTGATTTCTTCCTTGAGTTTTTGTACGGTATTAAAGAAGTACACAAGAAAGAAAACATTGAAAAAATCCCCAAAAACACACCCATTTTTATCATCTCCGGCGACAAGGACCCTGTGGGCCACTGGGGAAGTGACATTCCGACTCTTGCACGGCTTTATGGAAAAACCGGTATAAAGGATGTTACATACAAGCTCTACAAAGACGCAAGACATGAACTTGTCAATGAACTCAACCGGGACGAAGTGATAAATGATATAATAATGTGGATGAATAAAAGAAATCCTTCCGCTTAA
- the pnpS gene encoding two-component system histidine kinase PnpS: MKKKIFKYYLLLILIILSVTVIFIPKVSRKFYTQEVENKLEGIAFSIEYYLLNEAKNGEIDFDFIAKDYAAKYNQNSTFQGESLRITFISYDGKVLGDSDANFNQMENHLSRKEIQDALKGNVGKDIRSSKTLKLDLLYMAIPVEELNVIARVSVPLVQIKKINRLIWLYSILIFIMALIITVIVSLRIAGLVIRPLNDIISVSKEITNGNYSRRIKLKSKDELGQLAVHFNKMASKLERTISDLNTKKIELESIVESITNGIVAVDGNNKVILINPAAFTVFNLDADAEILGDDIENHIKNSQINSLLKDAIQKNKPLEAEVAIDGRVLLVNASPIRPKDSDIDNSGGIVFIQDITKVRKLEQIRTEFVSNVTHELKTPITPIRGFIETLKNGAMNNPVVAERFLEIIDIEAERLHELINDILLLSEIETKLKDTNLEIFDLKSMVDDVFKVMQNIAKEKKISLNNNVRDEVLMKANINRMKQLIMNLVDNGIKYNVQNGSVSVDGYREDGKVVISVKDTGIGIPSAHIPRIFERFYRVDKGRSRGMGGTGLGLSIVKHIVNLYNGEIKVNSVVGEGTEFIVKIPCQP; the protein is encoded by the coding sequence ATGAAAAAGAAAATTTTTAAATATTATTTGCTTTTGATTCTTATAATCCTATCTGTGACAGTCATATTTATCCCAAAGGTCTCAAGAAAGTTCTACACTCAAGAGGTGGAAAACAAACTTGAGGGAATAGCTTTTTCAATTGAGTACTATTTGTTGAATGAAGCAAAGAACGGCGAAATTGATTTTGACTTTATCGCAAAGGATTATGCCGCAAAGTACAACCAAAATTCCACCTTTCAGGGTGAGAGTCTAAGAATTACCTTTATCAGTTATGACGGAAAAGTGTTGGGTGATTCGGATGCAAATTTTAATCAAATGGAAAATCACTTGAGCAGAAAAGAGATTCAGGATGCACTCAAAGGGAATGTCGGTAAAGACATCCGCAGCAGTAAGACTTTGAAGTTGGATTTGCTTTATATGGCAATTCCTGTGGAGGAATTGAATGTAATTGCCAGAGTTTCTGTTCCCCTTGTTCAAATAAAAAAAATTAACAGATTGATTTGGCTCTATTCAATTTTAATTTTTATTATGGCACTTATAATAACGGTAATTGTGTCTTTGAGGATAGCAGGACTTGTAATTCGTCCGTTGAATGATATTATTTCGGTATCAAAGGAAATAACCAACGGCAACTATTCCAGGAGAATCAAGTTAAAATCAAAAGATGAGCTGGGACAGCTTGCCGTCCATTTTAACAAAATGGCTTCAAAGCTTGAAAGAACCATATCTGATTTGAATACAAAGAAAATTGAGCTTGAATCTATTGTGGAGAGTATAACAAACGGAATTGTTGCAGTGGACGGCAATAACAAGGTTATACTGATAAATCCTGCTGCTTTCACTGTTTTTAATTTGGATGCCGATGCCGAAATTTTGGGAGATGATATTGAAAACCATATTAAAAACAGTCAGATAAATTCTCTTTTAAAAGATGCAATACAGAAAAATAAGCCGTTGGAGGCTGAAGTTGCAATTGACGGCCGGGTGCTTTTGGTAAACGCTTCACCTATAAGACCCAAAGACAGCGATATTGATAATTCGGGAGGAATTGTATTTATTCAGGACATAACAAAGGTAAGAAAGCTGGAGCAGATTCGAACTGAATTTGTTTCCAATGTCACCCATGAACTAAAAACACCGATAACACCGATCCGAGGATTCATTGAGACATTGAAAAACGGTGCTATGAATAATCCTGTTGTGGCGGAAAGATTTTTGGAAATCATTGATATCGAAGCTGAGCGTCTTCACGAATTGATTAACGACATTTTGCTGCTGTCGGAAATTGAGACAAAGTTAAAAGATACCAACTTGGAAATCTTCGATTTAAAATCCATGGTGGATGATGTTTTTAAAGTTATGCAAAACATTGCAAAGGAGAAGAAGATCAGCCTGAACAACAATGTGCGGGATGAAGTGTTGATGAAAGCAAACATAAACCGCATGAAACAGTTGATAATGAATTTAGTGGACAACGGAATAAAATATAATGTTCAAAACGGCTCGGTATCGGTTGACGGGTACAGGGAGGACGGAAAGGTTGTCATTTCCGTAAAAGATACGGGAATAGGAATTCCTTCGGCCCATATACCGAGAATTTTTGAGCGCTTTTACAGGGTGGACAAGGGAAGGTCAAGGGGAATGGGAGGTACCGGTCTGGGTCTTTCAATAGTAAAGCACATTGTAAACCTTTATAACGGAGAAATAAAGGTAAATTCTGTTGTGGGGGAAGGCACCGAATTTATTGTAAAAATTCCGTGCCAACCGTAA